DNA sequence from the Macrobrachium nipponense isolate FS-2020 chromosome 41, ASM1510439v2, whole genome shotgun sequence genome:
GTACAAAAGTTGCTAATGACAAGTGCAAGAGTGGTAAATATACAGCTGTATTAAGCATTACTAAACACCTCAAGTTATCTACCATTGGCAATCATACGCATAGTACTAGTACTCAGAATTCTAAAAGCTAAAATATGGCTTGGTATTGGTCCATTGGATCTACAAAAGATCCAAGCATTTGGAGAAATATGATGGCAGTTGGTCAAAATGTGACTTGGCAGTACAAGTATACCGTATATTATGATTTTAACTGGCAGTGACTGGAAACTGTCATAATGCTACAGAACTTAACTTTTATCACCCATGAGGTTTTCCTTCAAAAGATCAACTAACTCAAGAGcttctgcttctttcttcttcttcacataaAACTCAATGCATAGCTCCTGCAACTCCACTGAGGATTGTGCACTGAGTTTAGAAAACTCAGGTGCACTTAAATTTGCATCCTTGAGAACTTCAAGATCAGAAAGACTGAGCAAGGCTACAGATGCTGGATTTTGCTGCAGTGCAGCAAAAAGGTTTAAAGCTCTCTGTTGACCTTCAGAGGAACTATCTGTTTCATCgccaataaaaaatacattactaGGTACAGGTAAGGGAGACGGCTTCCAAACTTCATCAGGGCGTAGTACAATAAGTCTTGTATCAGGGGTTAAAGTCTCCCAATAAGCATCATCAACATGAGTCCCATCTTCTTCTAGAACAACGGTGAGAGAAGAGGGATCAGAATAGTTCAATTTTGTAGCTCCCTTGGTTTTTACTTCTTCTAAAGTGCCAGCAACTATTCCATGACGTTCTCTCCTATCTTGAGACCAGACTCGGACTGGTTTCTTCATAATCTATGGAAATACAGAGTTATTAATAGTAAATATAGTGTCAATGTGGTTTTGATAAAGAAGTGCAATGTACAAGCCATGCATGTTATATGCACAAGAAGCGTTTAACCTGAATGGGATGTTTACTAATCTGAAACCTTAGCTTAAGAGATCAAAATGATTTCCATGGTTTTGTTACATGAAAACacatttttattagaaaataaagttttatatatacttaccaagtactaATCTACATAGCTATTGGTTCCACTTCTACGGCAGCTTgaattaaaaaatgatattgttataatacaataaagtttcatacatacttacctggcagatatatacatagctaagactccgtcgtccccgacagaaattcaaatttcgcgccactcgctaccggtaggtaaggtgatctacctgcctgccctgggcggcaggactaggaaccattcccgttttctatcatattttctctcttccacctgtctcctgcggggaggctgggtgggccattaatcgtatatatctgccaggtaagtatgtatgaaactttattgtattataacaatatcattttcatacaatgaacttacctgtcagatatatacatagctgattggcaccctttggtggagggtcagagacagctaatatggaatagacaggtaaacaacatatgttgtaggtataaaagaaaaaaccttggttcctacctgataggtggtagacttcgtggctgtagcccggtagtctgcatcacctcaagactttagcgagatattagatctatggctagagttcttgtgggtctgtcgatgggtataagaaccgcttactcggcagagcctaaaaggactttgtcaatgggtactggaccacttctatgacaacacaccttgtgaaggagcataaccaatcccgaccacctgatcctaaccaccatgttagtatatagaattgctctgagttatccccgaactcataacaaacaacccataactcgaaacgaaaaactcatttatacaaaaattctcaaaaaaaattttaatactcccctaaaagatatcacaagagttccttactgaacaacagtgactggccgccagtgcagcaccaagccctctttgtcagcaggaatctagaacatatctagtagaaggtatgtacaaatttaaggattggtgtttgctcccgtacccagtattgtatccgccgatacaaatggtcccagagaaaaacatttctcgtaggtcacgcgaacgtctttaagatagtgagatgcaaaaactaaattgcacctccaatatgtcgtgtcaatgattttctttaatgacatattcttctgaaaagagagagacgtcgccactgctctaacttcatgggcttttactcttaaaagcggaaaaaagtcgtcaggacagaacttgtgagcatccgtaatgacgctcctaatgaagaaagctaatgcgttcttagacatgattcttgtggggtccttaatcgaacacaaagactttgtctagagcctcccatttgtttgtttctttctttgtaagaagaacttcaaggctcttaccgggcaaagagacctctctgtttctctccctactagactcgataagcctttgatctcgaatctcttgggccagggattcgatggattttcattcttcgctagaaaaagagttctaaacgagcaaaaggccgagtctttgttaaagccgacttcatcttctagggcatgaagttcgccaactctttgGCTGTcggccaaagataggagaaacaagcattttcttgttatatccctgaacgaagctacgtggggaggcctcaaatctgtcagacgaaaggaacttgagaactacgtccaggttccagctgggtggagttagttccttcgattttgtcgtttcaaacgatctaaccaagtcgtgcagatctttattctcagcaatgtctaggcctctgtttctaaatactgccgacagcatgctcctgtatcctttgattgtcgatacagacaaatgagagacctctctcaagaacaaaaggaaatcggcgatttcggttatagaggtactggaggaggacaacttcttagacttacaccaccttctgaatacctcccacttcgactgatagactcgtctagtggaagctctgcgggctctagcgatagcgcttgcagcttcgcgagaaaaccccctcgctctgacaagtctttcgatagtcgaaaggcagtcagagcgagagcggggaggttttgatgaaacctctcgaagtgtggctgtctgagaagatccatcctttttggaagggatcttgggaagtctactgtccactccagcacctctgcaaaccaatcttgtgctggccaaaacggggctatcagggtcatccttgtcccgttggacgctacgaactttctcaacacttgtcccaggatttttgaaaggggggaaagcgtacacgtccacatgagaccagtccagcaggaaggcgtcgaccacgagagctcttgggtcttccaccactgaacaaaagacttccagccttttggaaaggaatgtggcgaacagatctacgtgaggagtgccccaaagatcccaaagactctgacacacctctgaatgaagagtccattctgtgtgaaggacctggcttctcctgctcagcctgtctgtcCTGATATTTCTCgccccctgaacaaatcttgtcaggagggcgatgtttctttgtgaggcccaaattagcagatctcttgctatctcgtaaagcgacactgagtgtgttcctccttgcttccgaatgtaggacagggctgtagtgttgtccacattcacttggaccacactgttcgtcacaaagggttcgaagaactttagcgctaagtgaactgctagaagttctttgcaatttatgtgccaggacacctgtgctgccttccaggtgcctgacacttctctcggtcctagtgttgctccccaacccttctccgatgcgtcggaatacaacactcggcttgggttcggaacttccagagaaattcccttgttctcttttagaggggacaaccaccattgcaggttgtggtttcatctccattggaacgagaaaaaactgtcggagagaagtccccgtcttccagttccaagatctccttagaaaaactgaagagggcgaagatgtagtcttcctagaggaagaactgttcgagcgaggaaagggtgcctagtagacttaaccattccctcgccgaagttcgttctttccctaagaagagagagactttttccaagcctctcacgattctctcttgcgaaggaaatactcgaaaaccccgagaatccatctgaatccccagatagaccaagttctgtctgggaatcagctgtgacttctcgaggttcacgagtagtcccaacgcctttatcaggtctagggccAGTcaaaagaaaggtcctccaaacactgtctctctgttctggcccttatgagccaatcgtccaaatatagagagatgttgacgcctttgaggtgaagaaacctcgccacattcttcatcaggcttgtgaagacctgaggagctgtggataggccgaaacacaaggccctgaactgaaagatccttccccccgtcatgaaacggaggtacttcttcgacgatggGTGAAATCGGGAcagtgaaaataggcgtcctggagatccagcgacaccatccaatctccttgacgtaacgccgcaaggactgaggccgaagtctccatagagaacttctcctttcgaacgaacttgttcagagcgctgacatctagaactggtctccagccccccgaggctttcgcaaccaggaaaagccgattgtaaaaccccggagagtttgctctagaaccagttctatagctcttttgtcccacatttgattcaccatcagacgaagagtatccctcagtacagggtccctgtatctggctgacagttcccgcggaatggtcgttaatggaggactgtcttggaaggggatagATATCCctttcctgattatggacatggaagaggcgtctgagtttatgagtgaccaggcgtctgcaaattcgagaagcctggcccccactggtgtttggaggctgtctgtctcacttccctttcttaaagggacgggaaggagccttacctctcctctcaagacctcttctcttagaggtagctctggagagaggccctccacgaaagggctgaaccgtagaagtcggtccttttcttgtcaacagaaaacaagaggtctcttcttccttgcagtttgcaggagaagatcctgagtcgccttctcagtcagtgatcgagaaatgtccttcactaactgagaaggaaacaggaagtcagacatgggagcgaaaaccagggctgcttctttgtgagggagaaaccgccttggttaggaatgaactaaaaatactcctcttcttaaggagtactgctccgaagAGAGAGGatatttctcccgatccgtcttgtaccgccttgtcaatacaagcaagaatactcagaatgacttctgggtcaagaccatccgagtcatgagctttcttagacatcaccccaagggaccagtctaggaaattaaacacttccaaaatatggaagagtcccttgaggagatgatccgtctccgaaatcgcccaagacacgcgagctccattcaaagcgtgtctccttgacagaaggtggtcctgcccagatccttcttagacaacatccatttgtctaaggactgaagcgctctctttcataagagatcgtaggtctcatcttcaaggaaagcggccgacgaagacttaggccaacaatcgcactcgaaaacagagatcgaggcgaaggaggagcggcaggagttaaagaatctccgtattctcgtagaaga
Encoded proteins:
- the LOC135212680 gene encoding DNA fragmentation factor subunit alpha-like, which codes for MKKPVRVWSQDRRERHGIVAGTLEEVKTKGATKLNYSDPSSLTVVLEEDGTHVDDAYWETLTPDTRLIVLRPDEVWKPSPLPVPSNVFFIGDETDSSSEGQQRALNLFAALQQNPASVALLSLSDLEVLKDANLSAPEFSKLSAQSSVELQELCIEFYVKKKKEAEALELVDLLKENLMGDKS